Proteins from a genomic interval of Sulfurospirillum oryzae:
- the lptB gene encoding LPS export ABC transporter ATP-binding protein yields MHTLKVQELQKMIKKTEIIKGVSLDVQSGEVVGLLGPNGAGKTTMFYMICGLIDPSAGAVYFDDHDVTKIPLHVRAKLGIGYLPQESSIFKDLSVEENIMLAAEIVYPNKEDAMKRVEELLNLLNIEPIRKRNGVSLSGGERRRCEIARSLVLQPKFLLLDEPFAGVDPIAVADIQGIVQELAQLDIGVLITDHNVRETLAICDRAYVLKDGALLASGSSEEVAQNKLVKTYYLGEDFRF; encoded by the coding sequence ATGCATACGCTTAAAGTTCAAGAATTACAAAAAATGATTAAAAAAACAGAGATTATTAAAGGTGTTTCGCTGGATGTTCAAAGTGGCGAAGTTGTAGGTCTTTTAGGTCCCAATGGTGCGGGTAAAACAACTATGTTTTATATGATCTGTGGGCTTATTGATCCAAGTGCTGGTGCTGTTTATTTTGACGACCACGATGTCACCAAAATACCTTTACATGTAAGAGCAAAACTAGGCATTGGTTACCTTCCTCAAGAATCAAGTATTTTTAAAGACCTCAGTGTTGAAGAGAACATTATGCTTGCGGCTGAAATTGTTTATCCCAATAAAGAAGATGCGATGAAGCGTGTGGAAGAGCTTTTAAATTTGCTCAATATTGAACCGATTCGTAAACGTAACGGTGTAAGTCTAAGCGGAGGAGAACGCCGTCGTTGTGAGATCGCACGCTCTTTAGTTTTACAACCTAAATTTCTTCTCTTGGATGAGCCTTTTGCGGGTGTCGATCCTATCGCGGTGGCAGATATACAAGGCATTGTACAAGAGCTTGCACAGCTTGATATTGGTGTTTTAATTACCGATCATAATGTTCGTGAAACGCTTGCAATTTGTGATAGAGCGTATGTCCTCAAAGATGGTGCATTGCTAGCAAGTGGAAGCAGTGAAGAAGTCGCACAAAATAAACTGGTGAAAACCTATTATCTTGGCGAAGATTTTAGATTTTAG
- the tsaE gene encoding tRNA (adenosine(37)-N6)-threonylcarbamoyltransferase complex ATPase subunit type 1 TsaE produces the protein MSQTSYEKVCDLAHLESFAKEIQTELGSSGVLLLRGNLASGKTAFVKAFAKALGIDEAISSPTFSILHEYAGKLFHYDIYQCGTDGFLKSGLIEKFDCEGYHLIEWGDSAFEKLLHHFGIGYSTIDIETMDLKRNYKVHINAYA, from the coding sequence ATGAGTCAAACGTCTTATGAGAAAGTGTGTGACTTAGCACACTTGGAAAGTTTTGCTAAAGAGATACAAACGGAGCTTGGAAGCTCAGGTGTATTACTGCTTCGTGGCAATCTTGCAAGCGGAAAAACGGCTTTTGTGAAAGCATTTGCTAAAGCTTTAGGTATTGATGAGGCTATCTCTTCACCGACATTTTCGATTTTGCATGAATACGCGGGAAAACTTTTTCACTATGACATCTATCAATGTGGAACAGATGGATTTCTCAAAAGTGGATTGATCGAAAAATTTGACTGTGAGGGGTATCATCTCATTGAATGGGGTGATAGTGCATTTGAAAAACTATTGCATCATTTTGGCATAGGTTACAGTACAATTGACATAGAAACAATGGATTTAAAACGCAATTACAAGGTTCATATAAATGCATACGCTTAA
- a CDS encoding RNA polymerase factor sigma-54: protein MKLRVSGTQTTKQKFSSTLRGWLPILQANLDSLVETLEPFVQENPFISVKSGSETPDKRFEKKSFFSEVAKTSVSDTIEALTLDKKSLFQTLSEQVNPPLFPTEKSQRIAYEIIENINSEGYFEVQALAEIAKKLDVKPEEIEKIRQRFAYLDPLGIGALDVKETFLFQLQDLSLEDDLYTMVEKLIINFENIESFCKEPLFHEALNIIKRFRNPPAIDFLEDEKEVIPDIFIYDLEGAIEVRLNDAYYPEVIIDTDGLDENHSFVSQKIKDAKDLIDALEMRKATLYKIGLMIVEYQYDFFFGKAIKPMKLKDLADDLGRNPSTISRAIAGKYLSCSRGVIPLKQFFATAVEEDISNSAIKEYMIELVKNESKLKPLSDIKLLELIEGKFNIKMVRRTITKYRQQFNIASSSERKKLYTLKF from the coding sequence TTGAAACTTAGGGTTTCTGGCACACAAACAACCAAACAAAAGTTCTCCTCGACACTTAGAGGTTGGCTTCCAATACTCCAAGCAAATTTGGATAGCCTCGTGGAAACACTGGAGCCTTTTGTTCAAGAAAATCCTTTCATCAGCGTCAAATCAGGCTCAGAAACCCCTGATAAACGCTTTGAAAAGAAAAGCTTTTTCTCTGAAGTGGCTAAAACATCCGTTTCCGATACCATTGAAGCGTTAACACTCGATAAAAAATCTCTTTTTCAAACACTCAGCGAACAGGTCAATCCACCGCTTTTTCCTACGGAAAAATCACAACGTATCGCCTACGAGATTATTGAAAATATCAATTCTGAGGGTTATTTTGAAGTTCAAGCTTTGGCTGAAATCGCAAAAAAATTGGACGTCAAACCAGAAGAAATTGAAAAGATAAGACAGCGTTTTGCTTATCTCGATCCTTTGGGTATTGGTGCTTTAGATGTAAAAGAGACCTTTTTATTTCAACTACAAGATCTCTCTTTGGAAGATGATCTTTATACGATGGTTGAAAAGCTCATCATCAATTTTGAAAACATCGAATCTTTTTGCAAAGAGCCACTCTTTCATGAAGCACTAAATATCATTAAACGCTTCCGAAATCCCCCCGCTATTGATTTTTTAGAAGATGAAAAAGAGGTCATACCTGATATTTTTATCTATGATCTTGAGGGAGCCATTGAAGTAAGGTTGAATGATGCTTACTATCCTGAGGTGATTATTGACACCGATGGACTCGATGAAAATCATAGTTTTGTTTCGCAGAAAATCAAAGATGCTAAAGATCTCATTGATGCTCTTGAAATGCGCAAAGCAACACTTTATAAGATTGGTTTGATGATCGTTGAGTATCAGTATGATTTTTTCTTTGGAAAAGCTATAAAGCCTATGAAGCTCAAAGATTTAGCGGATGATCTAGGGCGCAATCCCTCAACGATTTCGCGAGCGATAGCAGGTAAATACCTCTCATGTTCACGTGGTGTCATACCACTGAAACAGTTTTTTGCAACAGCAGTGGAAGAAGATATTTCTAACAGTGCGATTAAAGAGTATATGATCGAGTTAGTTAAAAACGAGAGTAAACTCAAGCCACTCAGTGACATCAAGCTTCTAGAACTGATTGAGGGAAAATTCAACATCAAAATGGTGCGACGAACCATTACAAAGTACCGTCAGCAGTTTAACATCGCAAGCTCATCAGAGCGCAAAAAACTCTATACTCTTAAA
- the trpD gene encoding anthranilate phosphoribosyltransferase: MNYQEAYKQFNALFENELSPEAAAQFLVELYERGESFEEIAAAAKVMREHSVKLDIPEHLKAEIIDIVGTGGDKSGTFNISTTTSIVLASLGCKVAKHGSGSATSLSGSADVLKALGLNLALTPEKQIKMLEECGFVFMFAMNHHPCMKHIMPIRKSLSHRTIFNMLGPLANPAGAQKQMIGVFHVDYIERFSKALRELGTLKSMVVSSLDGLDEVSICSPTRYTMIEDQIITEGEIDPQMYGFKLAPLEAIKGGDSVQNAEITRAILRGDEKGAKLDVVLLNGACALMIDGKARDMQEGIEMMKESIASKKAWDKLGEIIKLSYLV, from the coding sequence ATGAATTACCAAGAGGCCTATAAACAGTTTAATGCGCTCTTTGAAAATGAGCTAAGTCCAGAAGCAGCAGCTCAATTTTTAGTGGAACTCTATGAGCGAGGTGAAAGCTTTGAAGAGATCGCTGCAGCTGCCAAAGTTATGCGCGAGCATAGCGTTAAACTCGATATTCCAGAACATTTGAAAGCAGAAATTATTGACATCGTAGGAACGGGTGGCGATAAAAGCGGTACGTTTAATATTTCGACTACAACGTCTATCGTCCTAGCCTCTCTTGGCTGTAAAGTCGCCAAACATGGTAGTGGTTCTGCAACCTCACTTTCAGGGAGTGCAGATGTCCTTAAAGCACTAGGACTTAACCTTGCATTAACGCCTGAAAAACAGATCAAAATGCTTGAAGAGTGTGGTTTTGTTTTTATGTTTGCGATGAACCATCATCCGTGTATGAAACATATTATGCCAATTCGTAAAAGCCTCTCACACCGTACCATTTTCAATATGTTAGGACCGCTTGCCAATCCCGCAGGTGCTCAAAAACAGATGATTGGTGTTTTCCATGTGGATTATATTGAGCGTTTTAGCAAAGCTTTAAGAGAACTAGGAACACTTAAAAGTATGGTCGTTAGTTCACTCGATGGCTTAGATGAAGTGAGTATTTGCTCACCTACGCGTTACACGATGATTGAGGATCAAATCATCACTGAAGGTGAAATCGACCCGCAAATGTATGGCTTTAAACTAGCGCCGTTAGAAGCCATCAAAGGCGGTGACAGTGTCCAAAATGCTGAGATTACACGTGCCATTTTACGGGGTGACGAAAAAGGGGCAAAATTAGATGTTGTTCTTTTAAATGGAGCATGTGCTTTGATGATTGATGGCAAAGCTAGAGACATGCAAGAGGGCATTGAGATGATGAAAGAATCGATTGCAAGCAAAAAAGCTTGGGATAAGCTCGGCGAGATTATCAAACTCTCTTATCTTGTATGA